In Oscillospiraceae bacterium, the genomic window TCTCTTGACATCTCGCCACAGCCGGATTGTCAAGCCAAAGTGGAGCTTCCGCACCTCGTCTATCAGTTCGTCCAGTTCTTCCCGGATCACCGCATACCCTTCATGCGGACTTGCGAACATCCGAAAGCGGCGGTTTGCTGCCGCCAGCTCCTTCTTTGCCAGAGCACGGACATCTTTTGTGATAACGTCCATGGTTATTCCTCCGCCCGGCTCTTGATTTCAGCCAGCAGATCATCCAATGGAACATCGGCGAGGCAAAACCCGGCTTCTCCTTCATCCTCGGTAGAGACCCAGAGTGTAGAGGGAAAGTACAAAGCGGGGCGAACACCACAGGAGTAGCCGTACCAGCCGCTGTAGCCGGAGCCACCGGTGTTGACGAACCAGACGAGGCTGCCATTGCTGGTGTACGGAGAGCAATTCGGCGTACCGTAAGGCGTCGCCAACCACCACGGCGTATCTACCTTCGGGATCAGCCGCCAATACTTTCCATACTGACGCAGGGTCAACAGGCCGATTCTGTATTCAACGGTTCCGTATTCGGTCTGTCCGGTTGTGTCCTGCAGGTCGATCTTGAACGGAATAAAAGTATCCAGCGGCGTACCCTTCTCGGTAAACTCTGCCAGACAGTTACCCAGATACTTCATAACATCGCTCCGGCGCAGATCGTTGGGACACTCCGGGTCGTCGCCGTCACGGAACGGCATTTTCGTCCAAATGTCCTTTGCCAGCACCAGACAATCGTGTTCGTCTGCATCCAGCTTCACAAACTCTTTGCCCAGCGCCTTGAAGATGCCGCCATTTTTCACATTGCCCAAAGTTGTGCTTTTCAAAATCTTGCTCATGGTCGTTTCTCCTTCTTATTACTCCTGCTGCTCGGAATCCTTTTCGGTGTTCAAATCATCGAACGTCTGTTCCGGTTCTTCCTGTTCACCGATGTGAGTTTCTGCCAGCATTGCAACCAGTTCTTGCAGCTTTGCTTCTGCGTAGTCCGGCACCGTATATGCCATAACGGCGGCTCGTACCCTCATGCCGTTCTTCACGACATAATAAACCGTTCCGTCGGTTTGTTTTCTCTGGTAATAGCGGATAAAACCGTTATTCTTAATTTCATCCTCCAGCGGCGCAAGGTGCGACTGACAGATAATGCCGACCATGTGGCGATCCTCGGTCACAAGCGGGATAAGGATTTCTCCACTGCAGTAAATACCGATGCCCAGTTTCTTCACTTCGACTTCATCCTTAATTGTGTCGTCAAGATTGAAACCCTGAAAATCAATTTTGTATGCACAGTCGAAGTCGTTGTAAACCACCTTTTCGATCATGGTATCCTCGCTGATTCCCAGCATAGCGCCCATCTGGTTACGGTTCAGCGGACGCGGGAAACCGGTAGCGCAGTAAATCGCCGACGCAGTTCCAATGTAGAAATCATCACTCTCGTCGTTATGGAAAACATTGCAGACAAGCTGCCGCTTGACCATCTTTGTCAGCCCTGAAAGTTTCATCTTCTGACCACCTCCACGTCCGGTTTTTCCGTTTCCCTAAACCTCGGATAAAAGGTCATTGCGCACATCCGTGCCTCACGGAGTGCTGCATCTGAGCTTTTTGCGTCCAGCTTGTACGGTAGCTGCATCTTGTTTTTCGTGTAGCTGTCAATGCCGAACAGCATGATGCTGAACTTTGCCATTTTCTACTCCCTTCTGCTTAGTTTCTTTCGGCGGGCACTTCCGGGCTTGAACCGGGCGGGGCCTATTCCCTGTGCTCACATAAAAAGGAGCCGCCGCGCCGGGCGGCTCCAAAAGGTCAGTTGATGCCGTTGATAATTGGAATGCTGTTACCGTCGCCAACGTAGGCAGGCAGTTCACCGTTCCAGCGGGATTCCACATCGGTGATTTTGTAATATTCCAGCAGGTTGCTGTTCAGGCTGTCGTTCAAGGCGCGGTTTGCTTCCGCCTTTTTCTCTGCAACGTACAGCTCTGCGTCCGCTGCAACCTTAGACTTTTCCGCTTCCGCATTGGCTGCGATCAGGTCAGCGTCCGCCGTGGCCTGTGCTTCGACACGGCGCTTGTCGGCGTCCGTCTCGGCCTTTTCCTTCTCCTGCTGGGCCTTGACCTTCGCTTCCACCGCATCGGTGAAGGTATCGGTGAAGTCAAAATTGGTTACGCTGATATACTGCAGGTCGATGTTGTACTGTGCCAGCACTTCCCGCAGTTTCGTGTCCATCTGGGAAGCGACTGCATCCCGGTTGGAAATCAGGCTGCTTGCATCGTAGTGGGCAACTACAGCTTTCACCGTTTCAAGGACACGGGGAGTAATCAGGGTGTCCTCATACTTTTTGCCGACCTCTTTGTAGATGGTCATTGCATTTGCCTGATTGATCCGGTAGCCAACCGCCACACTGGTGGAGACTTCCTGAATGTCAGAACTGAACGCTGACAAGTCCATGCTCATTTCCTGAACACGGTTATCCATCTTCACGATGGACTGCCACGGGGCCTTGAACACCACACCTGCGTCCTTCGTGCCATCCTCGACTTTGCCAAAGGTTGTGACGATGCCGGTATAACCGGTAGGGACATAGGACACACAGGAAATGCCGATAAAAATGACGGCCACCACCGCCGGGATGATTGCAGCTCTTTTTGCATCATCCGAGAAAATCAGGACTGCCAGCGCAATCAGTGCAAACAGTGCGCCGATAATAAAAAGAATCATATTTCCTCGCTTTCGCTCATTTGCTTATGTATGGGCGAAAGCTGGATTAAATCGGATCGTGGTAAATAGGGACGCCACTTTGATAATCCCATTACAGGAAGCTCACCTGCCCCTCTGGATTCTTATTTTTCGTTTCGCGCGGCTTGTAGTCCTTTTCTTCGTTCAGGACATCAACCGGATTAAATTCAAACTGCTTGCAGCGGTTCGGGCTGACAATTTTCTTTTTATCCCGGATTTCTTTTCTTGCTTCACAGTAAATTAGATCGTCGTCCTGCAGGGACGCCAGTGAACAATATCTGCAATACTGGGTCATTTCACAGCTCCAATGCGTCGATAATCTCCGCTACCATATCATTTAGAAAAGCAGCAAGCCTACGCAGAAGTGACCTTTTGGGCTGGTTGTCGTTCGGCTTGCGGCTGTCGTTCTCAATTTCAATTCCGACAACATAGTTATTGTCTCCGACAACCGTTTGCTGGATTTGAATTGCATTATTTCCTGCCTTTTGAGACTGCTTCACATCCATACTTCGTCCCTCTCGTATTGATCTTTCAGGGCAAAGTAAGTATCGAAAATGAGCTTGTGCCCCGTCCCGGACGTTTCATGCTCGACCACTTCCCTGACGGGTAAAGTCACCCTTTCGCCAAATCGTCCCTTGAAAATTCTCATTTCAAGCGATCCATCCCGGATGTTTCGCATATATTCAAACCCATACCCATCCTTCTGGGCCTCTGCTGCAACTTCTTCCAGCGCTCTTTTTATCTTCACCGCTCACCCTCCAAGCGTCGGATCAGGGCATTCCCATTTGTAGTCCTTAAATTTGATTCTCCGGTTCGTGACAAGTCTGCCCTCCACGATCTCAATTTCCCTGTTGAACTCCAAACCCATTTCATATCCATACACGCGGAAATCCACATTGTACTTTTTGGACATTTCAATGTAGGGCGTTTCATCAACGTTCCATGCTGCTTTCATGCTTACAACAAGGATCGGCTTTTCATCTTCTCTGTAAGAATCCCCGTAGACCCCCTTTTCAACAAAGTTTCTTTTCGTTCCTTCGATATAAGCGTCCTCGATCGTATCCAAGCGCATCTCGCGGGCTTTCGGATCATGTTCAAATACGACAGCGTCATCTACAAGTTCATCTTCGTATGAGCCATCTCTAAACCACTTTGTGAAGTAGCAGTGCAGGCATTCTTCCACCCACCGCTTAATATCTTCCGGCT contains:
- a CDS encoding prohibitin family protein, whose protein sequence is MILFIIGALFALIALAVLIFSDDAKRAAIIPAVVAVIFIGISCVSYVPTGYTGIVTTFGKVEDGTKDAGVVFKAPWQSIVKMDNRVQEMSMDLSAFSSDIQEVSTSVAVGYRINQANAMTIYKEVGKKYEDTLITPRVLETVKAVVAHYDASSLISNRDAVASQMDTKLREVLAQYNIDLQYISVTNFDFTDTFTDAVEAKVKAQQEKEKAETDADKRRVEAQATADADLIAANAEAEKSKVAADAELYVAEKKAEANRALNDSLNSNLLEYYKITDVESRWNGELPAYVGDGNSIPIINGIN